The window catACAGAAACCCTTACCCCAAAGGGCAGAAAGAACAAAAAGCTCCACACCAGAAAAGGTGGCCATTCTACAAACAGAACCACTCAGAGATGTGGAGGAAAACCCCACAAGCACAAGAATGGGAAAAAACAGAGTGGCATACCACAGGGGCCACCCGCACCAAAgatacacaaaccaaaacccacactgGATAAGCCACCCACAGCCATGGAGGCCACCTCAGAGACAGGGAAGATTTCCTCAAAGAGGAAACTACCAATGGGCTCAAGGACAAGTAGGAGGAAGGCAGTGGCAAGAAGGAGGGTACGGCAGATGGGGATGGAACTAATAGTATCTGAAGTGCCCCTAACCAGAACCCAACTCTCTGTTCTTAGCAAAGGGAGATCTTTGTGCCTGGTCCTCCCCAAAGAAAGCCCTGCTGGAGAACCTAGGAAGCTctatgaatagattaaaagagcaaataaacaaaaagtttgCAGACTCTCTCTTGCCAAACCTTGAGGAAGAGGAgtcaaatagtaagaaaaagaggaggaatataCCCAGCAGCTCCCGATGAAACAGAGAGTAAACATCCCTACCAAAAGATTACCAGGTCTGGAAACAATGGTTCATTGTGAAACCATGGATGTAGCAGAAAACATCCTGAAGGGCAGCTCCCCAAATATGAGCAAACAAGAGAAGCAGACCCTCAAAGATTTAGCTCAAAACCCAGACTTGGTCATCAAAAAAGCAGATAAGGATGGGGCCTTAGTGGTTCTGAAAAGAGAAAGCTACATAGCAATGGGAGAAGCACATTTATTAGATAAAGAAACATACATACCAATAGACAACCCAAATGAAGCCCTACAGGCAattaagagagaaagcaagatccTAGTAAACCGGTTTTATACATTAGATAATGCAGGGAAAGATTGTATGAACAGGAGGAGCTTCTTAGCAGGCCAAAGAGATGCTTTACTTGAACATGACCCAACAGTCCCACACTGGTACATACTACCaaaaacccacaagaaaaaaGATCCTGATACAGGCCTATGGCCAGGTAGACCTGTTTTGAGCGGCTGCAATGCCCCCACCAGACCAGTGGATAGACTGCTAACTACATATCTCACTCCCTTGTTGGAGCTCCTCCCAGAAAGACTGCAAGATACCACAACCTTTTTTACGGAGAATAAGCACACTCCAAAGGTTTACACCaggttctttccttttctcatttgatATAGTATCCTTATACCCCTCCATTCCACAGGAGGAAGCCTCTTGGGTTGTGGCAAATTTCTATGAAAAGAATTTTGCATTTGTCAAAGAAAAGCTTAAAATGGAATACAATATCATAGCCCCACCTCCGTActtaataaaagaaggaatagaccATGTCTTACAAGGCACACTCCTAAGATTTAACAATCACTTCTATAACCAAGGCAAAGGAACAGCAATTGGAGCTTCAGTCTCAGTAGCCATAGCTGAAATCTTTGTACATGCCAgcatagaagagagaaggagaaaactaGAAAAACAGCCAGCaattttctatagatatattgatgatatcttTGGGATTTTCACTGGCACAGAGGCAGAACTCATGGAATACCACCAGGAGTTGAATAAGATACACCCAGACTTAAAATTCACATTGGAATACAGTCAAAAGGAGCTGCCATTCCTTGACACTATGGTGTATCTGGATGCAGAAGGTAAAGTGCAAACCTCGGTGTATCATAaaccctcaaacacacaccagTATCTGCACTTCCAATCATGCCATCCTCCAAGCCTAAAAAGATCCTTACCCTACTCTCAGGCACTGAGAATCAAAAGAATAGTAAGTGAGCCACATAAATTAGAAGAAGCACTAACAGACATGGTTACTTTCTTCACAAAAAGAGGATACTGTAAGAGAACACTAGGATCTGCTTTAAACAGAATAAAGAGGTCAACAGGGAAACCCTctgagaaagaaaagtaagaacagAACAACACCGCT is drawn from Penaeus monodon isolate SGIC_2016 unplaced genomic scaffold, NSTDA_Pmon_1 PmonScaffold_1509, whole genome shotgun sequence and contains these coding sequences:
- the LOC119569432 gene encoding uncharacterized protein LOC119569432, whose product is MKQRVNIPTKRLPGLETMVHCETMDVAENILKGSSPNMSKQEKQTLKDLAQNPDLVIKKADKDGALVVLKRESYIAMGEAHLLDKETYIPIDNPNEALQAIKRESKILVNRFYTLDNAGKDCMNRRSFLAGQRDALLEHDPTVPHWYILPKTHKKKDPDTGLWPGRPVLSGCNAPTRPVDRLLTTYLTPLLELLPERLQDTTTFFTENKHTPKEEASWVVANFYEKNFAFVKEKLKMEYNIIAPPPYLIKEGIDHVLQGTLLRFNNHFYNQGKGTAIGASVSVAIAEIFVHASIEERRRKLEKQPAIFYRYIDDIFGIFTGTEAELMEYHQELNKIHPDLKFTLEYSQKELPFLDTMVYLDAEVSALPIMPSSKPKKILTLLSGTENQKNKRVLNYSLKEIWEWVVENAKGTPWEKKFTASHPMIAWRKGKTIADHLVRAEFPRPLKNK